The nucleotide window ATACCAGCCGCCAACTTCCCTACAGTGTTGAAGGCTTAGTCCAGGTTTTTACCGCACCGCACCGCAGCTTTTTTACCAACGTCATGGCGCAAGCCCTCCGCATTGCCGGACAGGGAACTCCCGTGTTAGTCGTGCAGTTTCTTAAAGGGGGCATTCACCAAGGGGTAGACGCCCCGGTGCAGCTTGGCCAAAATCTAGACTGGTTCCGCTGCAATATGACGTCTTGTATTAATTCGTCTGAAGTTGATGAAGCAGGGGCGATCGCCCTTCAGGAACTGTGGGAACACACCCAGCGGGCGGTGCTCCAGCGCAAGTATTCCCTCGTGGTGCTAGATGAACTGAGCCTTGCCATTAACTTCGGATTGATTTCTGAAGCAGACGTGCTAGCCTTTCTTTCCAAGCGTCCACGGGATGTAGATATGATTCTCACGGGGCCAGAGATGCCCCCCTCGATCCTGGACATTGCAGATCAAATTACTGAGCTGCGCCGCACCTATCGCGCCTAACGTTTAAGCACCGATCATGATTAAAAACGACACTTGGATTGCTCAAAAAGCTGCCGCAGGGATGATTATGCCCTTTGAACCTGCACTCGTTCGTCGCTTAGACCTCAATGGAAGTCAGCAACGTCCGGTGATTAGTTTTGGCCTATCATCCTACGGATACGATATTCGGCTCTCGCCTGCGGAATTCCGGATTTTCCGCCATATTCCAGGTACAGTGATTGATCCAAAGCACTTCAATCCCGATAACCTCGAAACAACGCCCCTCCACCGGGATGAAAGCGGTGACTACTTCATTCTTCCCGCCCACTCCTACGGGTTAGGCGTTGCGCTGGAAAAATTGAGCGTCCCTGACAATATCACCGTGATTTGTATCGGGAAATCGACCTACGCCCGTTGCGGCATTATTGCGAATCTCACCCCAGCTGAAGCCGCATGGCGTGGGCATCTCACGTTGGAATTCTCGAACTCCTCTAGTGCCGATTGCCGCATCTACGCCAATGAAGGCATTGTGCAGCTTCTATTCCTAGAGGGTGAACCCTGCCAGGTCAGCTACGAGACGCGCCAGGGCAAATATCAGGATCAGAATGAACAGGTGACCTTAGCGCGCGTGTGAATGAGGTGTTGCCGCTAGTCTTGAGTGTCTTCTTGGGCGCTCAAGCTAGCAGCGTGTAGATGACTGAAATTCTTAAATTCCAGACTCTATTCCGCTATATTTTCCATTGTTAAAATACTTAATAAATTATTGTTAACAAAGATTGGGTGTATTTCCCTACGGCAAAGACTTGAAACTAGGTAGCCTAACCAATTGCGTTGGGTCTGAAAATCAGTTATCCTTAATAGATGTTAGGAAGATATATAGCAGCCCTAAATTATTCATAAAACCTGAATCAACCGAACAGAAGGCTTAAATTTCTTGCCTATTCTCAATTCAAATGGGATTGCTATGAAATTCATCCGTTATTAGTTGGGGTCGGATTTAAAACACTATTTGCCTCATTCCATTGACTGAATTTTAATATCACCTAACGTGTGAGGGTTCTAGTTTATACCTAAAGATTCAAAACTCCATTAGTCACCACTTTTCTTAGAAAGAAGCGCATCAATTACTCATCTGACGGACAAAAGCTAAGTTCAAATCAATTTTTCCTAATAGTTTTGACTTTCTATTTAGCTTACTGATACTAGGAAGTGGATTACTAATACTGATACTGATACTGATACGGATACGGAGCGATCGCCCTTCTTAACCTTAGCCTGTCACCTCATTCACATCGATAGCCCTTCTAGCCCATTATTGCCTACGCACGCTGCCTCTCAGTTTTAGCATCTGTTCTGACTCACTGCGTTGTATAAAAGGGTTTAAAAATTATGAATTCATGTCCATGCTGTTCTAGACGCCTACTACGACACATTTGCCACAATCAAGTGTATTGGTACTGTTCTCATTGCCATCAAAAAATGCCGAATTTGTCGATGAGTGCGGCAGGACGAGTTTCGTTGTCTGAATCCTTGATCGGTGTTGGCGCTCTCTTGGATGCTTATTCTACCCCTGCTCGATCCTTAGAGCTTTGTTAGTGCATTCGGATTTTAAATTTTGATAGGCTTTCTCCCCAAAAGTCACACCCAGATTAAGCAGCGTCAATGTTATTTAGGTTAACGTTTCAAACCGTGACGCATCTTCCCAGGAAGGTGCGTTATTTTTTGATACACGCACTATCCTTAAAGAGGCTCATGATGCGGTGTGGGGCGATCGCACCTCCGCTGCTCATGGCGATAGATTGCTGTC belongs to Synechococcales cyanobacterium T60_A2020_003 and includes:
- a CDS encoding P-loop NTPase family protein; translated protein: MVSQLESPTLNTSRQLPYSVEGLVQVFTAPHRSFFTNVMAQALRIAGQGTPVLVVQFLKGGIHQGVDAPVQLGQNLDWFRCNMTSCINSSEVDEAGAIALQELWEHTQRAVLQRKYSLVVLDELSLAINFGLISEADVLAFLSKRPRDVDMILTGPEMPPSILDIADQITELRRTYRA
- a CDS encoding dCTP deaminase; the protein is MIKNDTWIAQKAAAGMIMPFEPALVRRLDLNGSQQRPVISFGLSSYGYDIRLSPAEFRIFRHIPGTVIDPKHFNPDNLETTPLHRDESGDYFILPAHSYGLGVALEKLSVPDNITVICIGKSTYARCGIIANLTPAEAAWRGHLTLEFSNSSSADCRIYANEGIVQLLFLEGEPCQVSYETRQGKYQDQNEQVTLARV